One window from the genome of Ovis canadensis isolate MfBH-ARS-UI-01 breed Bighorn chromosome 21, ARS-UI_OviCan_v2, whole genome shotgun sequence encodes:
- the LOC138427251 gene encoding olfactory receptor 8B3-like, whose amino-acid sequence MALGNGSFMTQFILLGLTDQPDLQLPLFFLFLVMYMATVMGNLSLIILIGLSSHLHTPMYFFLFNLSFIDLCYSSVFTPKMLINIITKKIISYIGCMTQLYFFSFFGISECYVLTSMAYDCYYSPLLYNIAMSPKVCSSLMLGSYLMAVLDATTLITCMLRLTCDADTISHYLCDIYPLLQLSCTSTHILELEVFIMGGINIIVTSLTIFVSYGLILTNILHISSTEGRSKAFSTCSSHIIAVFLFFGSSAFMYLKPSSVSVDDGKISSVFYTNVVPMMNPLIYSLRNKDVKLALSKTLRMGKFRSEIMSVHMVTGQGDSV is encoded by the coding sequence ATGGCTCTGGGGAATGGCTCTTTCATGACTCAGTTTATTTTGCTGGGATTAACAGACCAACCAGATCTCCAGCTTCccctctttttcctgtttctagTAATGTATATGGCCACTGTGATGGGAAATTTGAGCTTGATCATCCTAATTGGGCTGAGTTCACACCTACACACCCCcatgtattttttcctctttaacttgTCCTTCATAGATCTCTGTTATTCTTCTGTGTTTACACCCAAAATGCTGATTAACATCATAACAAAGAAGATTATTTCTTACATAGGATGCATGACCCAGCtttacttttttagtttttttggtaTTTCTGAATGTTATGTGCTGACATCAATGGCCTATGATTGCTATTATAGCCCACTGTTGTATAACATTGCCATGTCCCCTAAAGTGTGTTCCAGCCTTATGCTTGGTTCCTACTTGATGGCAGTTTTGGATGCCACGACCCTTATTACGTGCATGCTGAGACTGACCTGTGATGCAGACACCATCAGCCATTATTTGTGTGACATCTACCCTCTGCTCCAGCTCTCATGCACAAGTACCCACATCCTTGAACTAGAAGTGTTCATTATGGGAGGCATCAACATCATTGTGACCAGTCTCACCATCTTTGTCTCTTATGGTCTCATCCTCACCAACATCCTCCACATCAGCTCCACAGAGGGCAGGTCCAAAGCCTTCAGCACCTGCAGTTCACACATCATTgctgtttttctgttctttggatCAAGTGCATTTATGTATCTCAAACCATCTTCTGTGTCTGTGGATGATGGGAAAATATCCTCTGTCTTTTACACGAATGTGGTTCCCATGATGAATCCCTTAATTTACAGCTTGAGGAACAAAGATGTTAAGCTTGCTCTGAGTAAAACTTTGAGGATGGGAAAGTTTAGATCAGAAATTATGTCTGTGCATATGGTTACAGGACAAGGAGATTCTGTGTGA